The Pseudomonadota bacterium region AATATAGCCATACTGAAAATACTCGCCGAGGGCCTGGAGATTAATTTCCGGACTTTCTCCTTGTATAGTTTTAAGAACTTTAAGCTCCGACCCAAACCAAAACAAATCATTGATCTTTCCATAGTATAAGGGTTTCACACCGAGACGATCTCGAAATAGATACATCTTTTTATGAAGACTATCCCAAATTGCAAATGCAAACATGCCAATGAATTTGTGAACTGCACTTACGCCCCAGGCATGAAATGCCTTAAGAATAACCTCGGTGTCACTTGTTGAACCAAAAGTATAATTTCTCTTCTCTAATTCCTTCCGTATTTCATTAAAATTGTACACCTCACCATTATAAACTATGGTGAGGTGTTGAAATTTCATCGGCTGATGCCCGCGATTTGAAAGATCAAGGATAGATAGCCGACGAAATCCAAAACCAACACCTGCACCATCATCGAAGCACTGCCCCTGATCATCCGGGCCTCTATGGATGAGGGAGGCCGTCATTCGATCTATCAAACGATGATCGACGGGCAAAAAGCCTTTATAATTCCAGATTCCGCAGATTCCACACATATATTTAATAGTCTCGTTTGGGAATATTCAATACCACGCCCCGTGGCAGCAATCTATCTTAAGCCAGGTCTATGGGTATCGAAGGAAAGCGCATGACCGATTTGAAAATAAAGTACCATTTGGTTTGGAGCACCCCGCAGACATTCACATCATTTTATTCGAGCTAAAGGCATCTTCGTATTGGTCACATATCTTTTCCGGAGAATGCTCTGAAATAATATAGTCCCGACAACACGCACCGATAGATTTCCTTTTTTCTTGACTACTTAAAAGTTCCGCAGTGATTGATGCCATTAATCCAATATCACCAGCCGCACAGTAACCAAGCTTTCCATCATCAAACAAACCATTTGGATTTACATGTAAAGAAACAACCGGCTTTCCAAGTGACCACGCTTCCAAAATTACGTTGGAAAAACCTTCATACAGGGATAGATTTACAACAATTTTGGAGCGTGCTATGTTCTTTAACGTCTCTTCATGTGTCAATGCACCCAGCCATTGTAAATTTAAATAGCTTCTGACATCATTGTTTTCATGTAATTTTTTATCATGCTTGCCTATAGCGATGAAGCGAATATGCGGTAATTTTCCTACGAGATCTAAAAACTTATTAATGCCTTTCATTCCTCTGCTGCTTCCGGCAGTATTGGCAATAAAGGCTACTTCCACGTCCTCACATACGTTTAATATCTTCGCTGCCGGCAACTCTACAATATTACTAATGACTCGATACCTTAAAGCATTTTTTTTACATTCCATTGCCTGATAATTATTTTGTGCAATTATCAAATCAGCTTCCCTTAGCGCATAATTTTTAAAATAATGAAAAGCAAATGTTCCGAATGATTTATTCACGGATGGATTAGGAGAACCAATCATAATTTTTCCTGAGCGAAAGTCAAGATTGTCATCACTTGCCAATCCAATCACTGAAAGAGATTTATTTTTAGTAGATAATTTTACAACGCTGGGGGTAATTAGCGAAGGACCTCTCGTATAATATACATCGGCATTTAATTCATTTAAGACTCTCTTTAAATTAGGGAGCCGGTATGTAAAATAACGGGCAAATCTTAATCCATGAGTGTGTTTCCAGCCAGACAAATACGAAACACCATTTTTTGTGAATTCGCCATTACTGTAACCCAGTAATATAACATATATTTCGTGATTCCTTTTTGCTAAATATTCTGATACTTTCAATATCTGTCTTTCTGCACCACCGGTTGCATTTCCGGTAAAAAACTGATAATTCGAAGATATAAAACAAATCTTCATTTCATGTACCTGAACTTTCCAAACTCCTGCTAACTGTTTTTATGAATTGCGTTTTATAGAATAGGTAAACAAAAAGAATAAATATTATCATTATAATCATAAGCATCTGAAAATGATCACTACCATGTGGCCATTTTGAAACTCCATAAATAGAAATTAAAACCAGACTCAGCAAATAGTATTTAATAATATGGTACCATCGGTCTATATATTTTATGCCTAAAGACGCAGCCATTATAAAAAAAGGCATTATAAAATATTTGTAACGAATAGCTCCTTGAACATAAAACATCAAAGATAACATACTGATCAATATAATAAAAAAAATAATCATACTGAGCCCTTTTTCCCTTGAAACTATTTGGTACATGCCGGAAAAAATAGCCGGCAGCAATAACCACAACATAAAACTTCCCATATGTTCAACAGTCTGAATAACCTCATAGCCATACTGTGCATCCCAAGTAGGAAGGTAAAGATAAAAAGGATGAAGCCAAAAACTCCACAAACCAAATACGATTGATTCACTAAGGTATCCAATATTACTAAATAGGAATATCAAGTAATTAATTATCCCGTTAAAGTAAACGTATTCTCCACGCCTAACCATAGCTCCAAAGTTAAACTCATACAGATAATAAAAAGGCGATACTCCAATAAGAGTGAAATTAACGCTAAATAAACAGATTGCGGCTATACAAGTGGCAAAGAATATCTTAATCAAATTCAATTTCACCCTATAAGTGTAAATTAAAAAGCAATAGGCCGTAATAACATAAATGAAAACTATCCATTGTCTCGTAAGGTAAATACAAACTGTGATTAGAAAGAAATGAATTATTCGCAGATATGTTAATTTAATTGCCATATTAATTATATTCAAAATGCCAGTTAATATAAGAATAATTATTAAGGATTCCTTTAGCAAATAACCAGAATAAAAAATGAATACCGTATAGCAACACATTAAAAATGCAGTTCGTTTTCCTACAGCAGCGCCGAATAAAAGGCATGCTATACGCGATGCTAATACAACGCTCATTCCATAAAAAATTACATTTATTAACTTTCCTGCCAATACAGATTCGCCAAAAAGATAATAATTAATAGCCAGGAAAATAGAATAGCCTGTTACGCCATCATGTGCGCCTTGCATGGAATATTGTCCGCCTTCCTTAAAAGACTTAACAAATCCACGAGCGATTAGATCATAATCAATTGTGTCAGCTGATTCGCCAAAATCCAACCCCTCCGCAAATCCCATTTCAAAGACAAAATAACAATGTAAAATGAGTGTAAAAACCAATGAAGTAATTATTGCAATATGAAAATACTTCATCGTCCAACCAATATCATCAGCAGGAATAATTTTATGTATTAAAACAAAAAATATGAGATAATAAATGGTAAGTGTAGCAAAAGCTGAATAAATATGTTGAAAAGCATNNNNNNNNNNNNNNNNNNNNNNNNNNNNNNNNGCATCAGTCATTTTGTCTCTTATTCCTCCTGCGAAACCCAGCGGCGCTGCCGATTGTCTACAGTCGTTTGTCTCTCAGTTTAGCTAACGCCCACTACACCCAAAGTTCCTGTGGCCAACTGTGCGACCTTCCTTGAAAGTCACAATTTCATAATAGGCCATTTTTTTAATGCTTTACGTTTTGCGATGCGCTTTCTAAAATAACCAGCCGTTTTAGCCCATACTTTGGTGTTAGCTAACTTTATGCGCAGAGAGGAACGTTTTTCAAAATAACGCGGGGGGGGCTCTTGCTGAATTTCTTGTTGAACGTTATGCACATAACGACCCCGTGCTTGAAGATTTTCAATCATTTTACGGAATCCGGCCAACCAGAACCAAATATCATAGGGTCTAAAATCATAGTCTTTCAAAAGTCCTGATCCAGGGGCAATTGCCTTGTTCAAAAACTGAACCTGTGCCGCGTTAAAAATCCCTGTGCTTTCAAACCACTCAGGTTCAACAATTTTCAGAATCTCGTCGTAGAGCACAAACGAAGTCCACTTAGCATAATCGTGAAATTCCCTTCGCAACACATTTTGTGCACCAACCGTTCGCCCTTGCAAGGCTCTATTTGTTCTGGCCCATGGCACACGAGCCAGCCCAGGATGGGTTCTTTCCAGTAAAGCGGCATAAATGCTATCATCTCTGCGCAACGGATGCAAAGACCACATGTATGTATAGACTTTAGGATCGGTAAACATCTGATACAACGTACACCAGTTGTTGATTACAGCCATTACATGCGCAATCATCCCCCGCATGTAATGGCATTGCAATTCTATTTCACACAAAGCATGTTTTGGAGTTTCTCGACCGCCGGCCCTCTCGTGCAATAAACTTAGATCGTTATGAATGCCCGCTATTGCCTGTGTAAGACAATCTTGTCTAATGAGATTAAAAGGATTATAAGGCCTTAGAAAGTCAAGCTCTAACACATGCCTGCCCGAAAATTCGGCACGGCCTATTGAGTCACCATAACTGCCTGCCAATACAAGTGCCTCTTTACTAACATTAGTTTTAAACCATAGCATTCGGTGCAAATGATAAGGTGGCACGAGTCCGCCAATTAAAGGAAAGCCGTCGTAGATATTCTCGAGAATCTCCACTGGTGAAATATTGATATGCTTCCAACCAAAGCCGAGCATTTCTGCAGCCGCCTTCGCATATTGAACATCACGAGAATCTTCCAACCCCCAGGTTAAGCCGATGGGATTGGTCTTTAAGATACCTTTTCTCCTAAGTTCATATAAAGTACCCGCAACAATGCGACTATCAAGGCCCCCGGAGAGTAAAATGTATATTTCATCTCGTTTATGACAGACACGTTCTGCTTCTTCTTGTAACAGAGAATTTAATCTTTCCGCAACCCGCTCTGTCTTGTCCCATAAGAAGCCATGCGGTGGTATTGGTTCAAGGACTGCTTTTCCATCTTGCGAGATAGATGAAAGCCAAGGCTGGCGTTTAATCTCGTTAAACAATGTCCGATCACCACAGGGAAAATTAAAAGCTAAAACTGACAAGATTGCAGATACGTCTAATGTCAATTTTTTTTCGCCTCCACGAATAACCGTGGAATAATCCGAAAACGAATCATTTTGTGAACAAATGTATTGTACCGGTTGATACAGATGAAGACTTGTTTCTAACATTTTTCTATTTTCTTTCTTTAGTAAAGCTGTCATAAATTTTCTTTTCAGACAAGGCGTTAATTAATACATCGCGATGTGATTCACAACGTATCAGGTTAAGTAAGCAAAGCCTTTTTTGTTCATTCACGCGCCAGAATGGCATAATATTTTTCTTATAGAGAAATGTTTCTATCCGGTTCAATCCAAAAGATTCAATTACGTAACTTAATTCTCTTCCTTGACTAAACGCTGCCCATTCGGTTTCAAGTAAATCCGGGTTCGCAATAATCGTGGATAACTTTTCAATTCTATCTCTAAATAAGTCTATTTCCTGATTGTCAAATGTTCTTATTCCCAGTTCTTCCCTGCACTGCTCAAAGCCGAAAATCCTCGTTTTTATTGGTGCATACTTTTCTAGTATAAGTTCAACAGCCATACCTTGATACCAATCATCGGGTTGTCGCGACAGCCAATCAAAAAGGAAATTCCCCAGCCCGTAAATAATCGGTTTATCATGATAATACTCAAGGCCGGATGTGACGTGCGTATGGTGGCAGACCACTGCATCAGCGCCCATTTCGATGAAGAATCTGCATGTGTCGGCAAATTGAGGGCTTGGCAACGGATACATCTCGCTGCCGCCATGCAGAATCATAATGACAAAATCGGCTTCAATGCGGGCAGCTTGTATTTGCCTGACATTACCTGGCAAGTTCAGAGGATTGCAGCCAATACCGTTCCCTGGTGATGCGGTCGAGAACTCGTTTTCCGTTAATGCCACGATCGCTATTTTCAGACCATTTCTTTCTATAACAAGAGGCTTAATTATCTCAGCCCACGAAAGGCTGGCGCCAGCCGTCATAAGGCCTGCGCCGTGGCATGCTGTCAAAGTATCACGTAACCCCGCCTCGCCCATGTCCATCATGTGGTTATTGGCGAGTGTGACAACATCAAATCCAAGTGCCTTCAGACCTTTTGCGCATTCAGTTCGCGCCTTGAGATGCGGGCCTGTCTTGGGAATTGGCTCGCCTCTATTCGTAAGGGGGCATTCAAGATTCCCGATAATCAAATCTTGGCGGGAAAAAGGTTTGGCGAAATGCTTGAACAGGTCCACTGGTGTCTCACAAAAGGGTTTCTCAAGCCTATGCGCTGGGCAAATATCACCACCGATGAGAATACAGGCGCTACCAGTTTCTATTTTTTCTGCGGTTGGTGAGACAAAGATACACTCCAATCCGGATGGATCAGCTTGCAGTGTGAATATGAGCGGTTCTTTTTTCATGTATCTTCAGGAACGTACACTCATCGACAAAAGCTTTCGGCCTGCTTGAGCGCAAATATAATTTTTACTGCAATGATTGCCACCACCACAGAACGGAAGCCGATACTTCAGGCAGATGCATCTTTCTGTGCTTTGGCAAATACAAGTTGATAAGCTTTAACGACCTCAGTATGGAGGCACAAAAAAAACACGCAGCTACTCATTATAATCATAATCATTAATTTTAATAATATTCCCGTATTCGCCATAAACACAGATAATGCCAATGTTACAACGACTAACATCATTACAAAATATAGTTTAATTAAATCATGCTGAACAAAATATAGTTTTTGAGAAATATGGTAGATGATAATAGATTGCACCAGTCTTCCACTAAGTAGTCCCAATGGTACGCCAATTACGCCCAATTCCTTTATAGCATAAATAGTAACTATAATGGTGACTACAAGGCCGGCATAATATGCGATAGAATTATATTTCGTCTTTTTAGTAACAATGGTTCCAACACCGGCAATCATCGGAATACCCTCTACTACAACAGCGATTGCCGTCACGCCTATGAGTTTGTATGATGAATAAAAATTCGGATCGGTCAATATTACAATTATCTCGCGAGCGAATACAATAAAAGGAATGGCAATTAAGAAACCGACGGAAGCATAAATTCTCAGCGCATCTGCATATGCTTCTTTGTCTCCCGGTTTGTTCATAACGGACAGGGCATATGGGCTCCAGGCTAAAGCAAACGCCATCTGAAATAAAAACAAAGCGGACGCAACGCGCAAAGCAACACTGTAAATTCCTAATTCAGACAAGCTTATCATAGACAATATAAGCACCTGACCAAATACCTGCTGCAACCAAGTACCAGCGACAGCCGGAACCATGGGAAACCCAAATGCGGCCATCTGTTTTAATTTATTCCAATGAATAGTTACTTTAAGATCCCTATATTCAAAGAATAATGCGATCGCATTACCAAATACAAAGCCTAACACTTGCGCCAAGATAGCACCAATTAAACCGAGCTTCATATAAATAACTAACAGCACACCACAAAGAATGCTAAATAAGGCCATACCCAGTGTGGCAAGCATATACTTGACAGGCTGGTGTCGTAAACGTAATAAATACAACATGTAAGAAAAAGATACACTTAATGGTATCTGCAAACCTAAACATTTAAATAGCTCAGCATAATCTGTCGTGTGAAGGATAAGACTACTCCAAAGAGTCGATCCCCAAAATATGATGAACCCAAATAAAACAGCAAGTCCAATAGTAAAGGAATATCCTGTACCTATTAACGATCTTCTTTCATCTCCTTCCGTCTCATTGAAATATCGTGCCATGCCGTGAATTATTTGGAGATCTGCAACAATGACCACGGCAGAGCCAATTATATTAATCATTCCTATAACTCCATAATCCGATGGTGTAAAAATCCTTGTATAAATTGGCATAAGAAACATACCTATAAATCTGGCAATAGTACCGCTTATGCCATATATAATCACTTCTTTTCCGAGAGTGCGCATGCTATTCATAGGAAGCAAATTCCTGACACAATGAGCAAATCTTAATATTTTTTTGATTCGTCAATATAAGCTTCCTGAATTTTATATATTTTTTGTTATTCAGGATTGTTCTAAAATCCATGTCCTCAAATATATTCCCCATGACATGATGCCCATGCACGTCCCTACAGCAAGGGAGTACATCGCCCTGCCAGGTAATCACCACTTGATGATATATTGGGCCACATGCATTATCGGGTTTCCACTTTGGTTCAATTCGCCCCTCATCAAATGCGTTTTCATCGTATATCCAATAAGACCTGTCCTCAGGCAACATAGCTATGCCCTGATCTACTGTGCGAATACAAGTTTTAACAAATCTATAATTATTCACATCCAAATCTTTAGCAAAATCCAAAAAATTTTGTTTCTGGTGTTCGTTATGTTTCATCACAATGAAACCTAGGCCGACATACGGCGATAGTTTGCCCCTTACCCGTTTCTCACGGATAATTAATTTGACATGCTTGATTACATTATCAAGACTTCCACCCACTCGATATTTATCATGCGATTGAGCATCCATTCCGCTCATCTTAAAATCAATATTATCCAACCCAGACCAAAATAGCTTATCTATATCCAAAAAGTTTCCATTGGTGGCAATTGTTGTCCGTAAGCCTTTTTCTTTTGCATATTTAATCATCCTATAAATATCTTTATCTAAAAAGGGTTCGCCCATGTAATAAATGGACACATTTTGTACATACTTATAAATTTTGTCAATTACTTTACAGAAATTATCATATCCCATAAAACCACGGGGCCTTTCCAATATTCTTAGGCCGGTTTCACATATGGGACATCTCTGATCGCAAACATTTGTATTCTCAATAATAGCTGTACTTGGCATCCCTATATTGTAGGATAGTTTAATCTTCCTTGAAATGGCGGCTGGATACCAGTATTTTATTTTTTTGATGTTTTTCGAAAAATTGTTAATTCCACTAAGACTGCTTGATAAATTAATTTTACTTATTTTATACTCCATATCGAACATAAAGCAGGTATCAGGATAAAATAAAAATGATAATATGTACAATTTTAAAGTTACGTTCGAATCTGGATTAAAAAAGTACACGGCATCCCATTTATTATCCCTCTTGATTTTTAGGAGCTCCTTTATTACACTTATTACATTCTTAATTCCCTTTTCTCTTTTTAGCGGATAAACAACTCCAAATCTATAATCGGGACTACTTTCACTAAAATGATCATACTTGATTGTATCATTTTCTCTATCCGGATAGACTAATGCAAAATAATTATCATCCGTATTTCCAATATTACATGGGTTTACGTTTTTATAACCGCTCACGATTAAAATTCTTCGTTTTTTATTCATCTTTTCTGACCCTCAATTACCTGAACCATTTTATATCGGTCATTTTGAAATACAATCGATATTTTTATACTTCTAAACAGATTATCCATGTCACTCGTTAGATGTGCAAGATCAATGATCACCATATTTATGCCATATTCTCTAATTAAAGGAACTATCATGCTCTCTTTAATAATCGGATAATAATCATATATATCAGTGAAGTGATGCTTTCCGAATTCAGTTTGTATCGCCCATCCAAAATAAACCTTAATATTGGGGGTCAAAAGTCTTTTTGTTACTTCCATATTGTTGGATAGAAGCCTGATGGAACTTCCACCTATAGTGTCTATTTTTTTTCTCAATACCGTCAAAGGGTCATCTTCTGCCCTTCTCGAGTTCGTTGACCCTAAGGCAGCAATTAAGGCAATTCTCGCGAAGCCAATGATAATACAAATTATTATTATTTTTAAATTATTTTTAAATATTAATGTACCAATAATTGATATAGGACTTATAATGAAATCTATATATCTTTCAGGTTCACCCAGAAAGCGAGTTTTTTGAAAAGATGTTATAATAAATACAATTAATGCAGAATAAATAAATATCAGCAATATGTTTTGACTGTCATTCATCGTGTGTTTCTTGCCGTTACTTAGGCATACAAAATAAAATAGCAAGGGAACAAGGATTGGCACCCCCCAGACAACCTCAACCGCAGGATTATAAAACAAATACACTGTGGCCCTCTTCCAATTGCTTATTGCCATTTTCCAGACATCAAATATAAAATCACGCCAAATGCTTTCACGCCCACTTAATAGAAAATATTTTGCACCGTATTTGTAATACCAACGTTTATGGCCCCATTGCCATTTCAGCCAATTAAGCGCAGTTTCCCGAAAAAGAAAGAAGAATATTGCGAAACCGATGATAGGGAATAATATAAAAGCAAAGCTACCAGAAAGTATTGCAACAGGTATGCTGGTAAACAAGATAAATTGTACAGCAAATAAATTTGACAAGAAAATTAAGACTGTAATACACACGCATATAGAAGCTGAAATAAGTGAACTCGTTGTAATGTAATTTATTGAACTATAAATGTATACTGACACTAATACAATTGCTACGCCTCGAGCACTTAGACCCTGGTTTCGCGCATTATTAAAATTAAAAAATAAACCTGAGGAAATAAACAGCAAACCTGAAATGGCTATCAGATATTCAGGCTGTAAATCGGGATCGGCTTGGGATAAAAAAAGATTTACAAAAAATAAATGCATTATACCTATCATAACATTGCATACGACAGGTAGGTATCCTCCTATTTGCTCGATTTTTTCATCATTAAAAAATGAAAGTACCCAATGCACTAATTGCGGATAACCCATTCTGCTACCATACAAGAATGGTTCTATTTTACTAATGAATCTATGTTTATTTAATTTGATTAGGTCAATAATTAGACCATGAACATATTTATCGCTCCCATCGTGTGAAAAAGTAAATAAACGGAGCATTAAAGACCAGAAAATGATTATCAATAAAAATGATGTGCTTAATAAAGTAACGCTCATTAAAATATCATCTTGCTCAAATAGCCATATTTAAATTCAATTTTATGATTTACGACATTTGCATTATGCTTTTGGTGTGATTAATTGGATTCTGAAAATATTTTCCTGGCTTGCATAAATGTAACAGTAACTGAAGCAGTTGGACGTTATATAGGCTTTTTATTCGCCAGAATTTCATATACACACTCTATCCCACGATATTCCGATGCAAAAAAGCTCTCTACGTTCTGTTCATAATCCGATTTTAAGGTTCCTTCCGCACCGACTCTAACATTGTTGAATCCGATTACATTAAGTTCTTTTAACAGCAAAGAACTTGGAATAAAGAGGTGTTTTCCTGGTTGATGCTTTCCCAGCGACAAGAAAGAGAAAGAATTTTCTATTGCATTTATTGAATCGATTACTGGATCATAATCTTCAGTTGGATTATGAGGTGACATCACATTGTATAAATACCAACCTAACCCATTTGTACATACATATAGTTTACCATTAGGTTTTAATACTCTGTAGAATTCTTGTAGCGACTTCCTGTAATCTGTCAAAAATAATACACTGTAACAAAAAATGCCACCAAAGTAGTTATCGGGATAATCCAGTGAGTCTA contains the following coding sequences:
- a CDS encoding CapA family protein, with the protein product MKKEPLIFTLQADPSGLECIFVSPTAEKIETGSACILIGGDICPAHRLEKPFCETPVDLFKHFAKPFSRQDLIIGNLECPLTNRGEPIPKTGPHLKARTECAKGLKALGFDVVTLANNHMMDMGEAGLRDTLTACHGAGLMTAGASLSWAEIIKPLVIERNGLKIAIVALTENEFSTASPGNGIGCNPLNLPGNVRQIQAARIEADFVIMILHGGSEMYPLPSPQFADTCRFFIEMGADAVVCHHTHVTSGLEYYHDKPIIYGLGNFLFDWLSRQPDDWYQGMAVELILEKYAPIKTRIFGFEQCREELGIRTFDNQEIDLFRDRIEKLSTIIANPDLLETEWAAFSQGRELSYVIESFGLNRIETFLYKKNIMPFWRVNEQKRLCLLNLIRCESHRDVLINALSEKKIYDSFTKERK
- a CDS encoding radical SAM/SPASM domain-containing protein encodes the protein MNKKRRILIVSGYKNVNPCNIGNTDDNYFALVYPDRENDTIKYDHFSESSPDYRFGVVYPLKREKGIKNVISVIKELLKIKRDNKWDAVYFFNPDSNVTLKLYILSFLFYPDTCFMFDMEYKISKINLSSSLSGINNFSKNIKKIKYWYPAAISRKIKLSYNIGMPSTAIIENTNVCDQRCPICETGLRILERPRGFMGYDNFCKVIDKIYKYVQNVSIYYMGEPFLDKDIYRMIKYAKEKGLRTTIATNGNFLDIDKLFWSGLDNIDFKMSGMDAQSHDKYRVGGSLDNVIKHVKLIIREKRVRGKLSPYVGLGFIVMKHNEHQKQNFLDFAKDLDVNNYRFVKTCIRTVDQGIAMLPEDRSYWIYDENAFDEGRIEPKWKPDNACGPIYHQVVITWQGDVLPCCRDVHGHHVMGNIFEDMDFRTILNNKKYIKFRKLILTNQKNIKICSLCQEFASYE
- a CDS encoding methyltransferase domain-containing protein, translated to MMENNKINTIDEISAELAGNDLAFYRRVWSTDIDVYRARLKAIGFMGMQNVLDAGCGMGQWTICLAELNEKICAIDYSSKRIEIVRQLTDKFEMTNIETKCNSIDSLDYPDNYFGGIFCYSVLFLTDYRKSLQEFYRVLKPNGKLYVCTNGLGWYLYNVMSPHNPTEDYDPVIDSINAIENSFSFLSLGKHQPGKHLFIPSSLLLKELNVIGFNNVRVGAEGTLKSDYEQNVESFFASEYRGIECVYEILANKKPI
- a CDS encoding glycosyltransferase family 4 protein, whose amino-acid sequence is MKICFISSNYQFFTGNATGGAERQILKVSEYLAKRNHEIYVILLGYSNGEFTKNGVSYLSGWKHTHGLRFARYFTYRLPNLKRVLNELNADVYYTRGPSLITPSVVKLSTKNKSLSVIGLASDDNLDFRSGKIMIGSPNPSVNKSFGTFAFHYFKNYALREADLIIAQNNYQAMECKKNALRYRVISNIVELPAAKILNVCEDVEVAFIANTAGSSRGMKGINKFLDLVGKLPHIRFIAIGKHDKKLHENNDVRSYLNLQWLGALTHEETLKNIARSKIVVNLSLYEGFSNVILEAWSLGKPVVSLHVNPNGLFDDGKLGYCAAGDIGLMASITAELLSSQEKRKSIGACCRDYIISEHSPEKICDQYEDAFSSNKMM
- a CDS encoding oligosaccharide flippase family protein; amino-acid sequence: MNSMRTLGKEVIIYGISGTIARFIGMFLMPIYTRIFTPSDYGVIGMINIIGSAVVIVADLQIIHGMARYFNETEGDERRSLIGTGYSFTIGLAVLFGFIIFWGSTLWSSLILHTTDYAELFKCLGLQIPLSVSFSYMLYLLRLRHQPVKYMLATLGMALFSILCGVLLVIYMKLGLIGAILAQVLGFVFGNAIALFFEYRDLKVTIHWNKLKQMAAFGFPMVPAVAGTWLQQVFGQVLILSMISLSELGIYSVALRVASALFLFQMAFALAWSPYALSVMNKPGDKEAYADALRIYASVGFLIAIPFIVFAREIIVILTDPNFYSSYKLIGVTAIAVVVEGIPMIAGVGTIVTKKTKYNSIAYYAGLVVTIIVTIYAIKELGVIGVPLGLLSGRLVQSIIIYHISQKLYFVQHDLIKLYFVMMLVVVTLALSVFMANTGILLKLMIMIIMSSCVFFLCLHTEVVKAYQLVFAKAQKDASA
- a CDS encoding asparagine synthase-related protein, which gives rise to MTALLKKENRKMLETSLHLYQPVQYICSQNDSFSDYSTVIRGGEKKLTLDVSAILSVLAFNFPCGDRTLFNEIKRQPWLSSISQDGKAVLEPIPPHGFLWDKTERVAERLNSLLQEEAERVCHKRDEIYILLSGGLDSRIVAGTLYELRRKGILKTNPIGLTWGLEDSRDVQYAKAAAEMLGFGWKHINISPVEILENIYDGFPLIGGLVPPYHLHRMLWFKTNVSKEALVLAGSYGDSIGRAEFSGRHVLELDFLRPYNPFNLIRQDCLTQAIAGIHNDLSLLHERAGGRETPKHALCEIELQCHYMRGMIAHVMAVINNWCTLYQMFTDPKVYTYMWSLHPLRRDDSIYAALLERTHPGLARVPWARTNRALQGRTVGAQNVLRREFHDYAKWTSFVLYDEILKIVEPEWFESTGIFNAAQVQFLNKAIAPGSGLLKDYDFRPYDIWFWLAGFRKMIENLQARGRYVHNVQQEIQQEPPPRYFEKRSSLRIKLANTKVWAKTAGYFRKRIAKRKALKKWPIMKL